A window of the Sabethes cyaneus chromosome 1, idSabCyanKW18_F2, whole genome shotgun sequence genome harbors these coding sequences:
- the LOC128745623 gene encoding mucin-5AC has product MKVVVYAISYLTLVVLVSGSPLHYDKSTVVVNKVDFMDSVIDHGRISNLLETDSSEQNGTNSISVNGVENEIAEIDTDNVEHNIGNGGSKIAATSVAGNDTTQTVEVSAVRAFSSDDSVITKQDSSTLIKEQEKLTGEVSTESSPINDSSSNTKVDSTETSTTVENSSSIEASTTTETVATSTTEDTTTTEDNKITESSSTIEHSSSTGGPTTTEVVVTRTTEVTATATDDNKTTGASSTTEEIPTGESSSTIENSSNSGAPTTTAGVATSTTEVTVSTEDNETTESSTTVENSSSTGGPTTGEAVATSPTEDTATTTEASSTVESSSSAGASTTTEAAASSTTEDSATTEDDKTTDASSTVENSSSTVGSTTAEAAATSTTEDTATTEDNKTTDASSTIESSSSTGEPSTTDAVATSTTGVSTTTEDSTTTESASTVENSSSTGEPTTTETVATSTAEVSTTTDDSTTTESSSTIEDSSSTGQPTTTEAVATSTTGVSTTTEDSTTTESSSTVENSSSTGEPTTTEAVATSTTAGSTTTDDSTTTESSSTVEDSSSTGQPTTTETVATSTTAGSTTTDDSTTTESSSTVENSSNTGEHTTEVPTTTEGHTTTESSSTIENSSSTGGLTTTEAGVTITTITTEITSTTGEQTTTYSSSTAENSSSTGESTTTEVGVTVTSEEQTTTKSSTTSTAKQTTAEGTTAITGEPSTTTESNGSTIASSSSEPGTTPSTTSPGSTSTPTAPSTTTERAGASAAAASVLCVLLGSIFVRLQLIS; this is encoded by the exons ATGAAAGTGGTTGTGTACGCCATAAGTTACCTGACTTTAGTTGTTCTAGTCAGCGGTAGCCCTCTTCATTATGACAA GTCTACGGTAGTGGTTAATAAAGTGGATTTTATGGACTCTGTAATCGATCACGGTCGGATTAGTAATTTACTGGAAACCGATTCTTCGGAACAGAATGGAACAAATTCAATTTCTGTGAATGGAGTAGAGAATGAAATTGCAGAAATTGATACAGATAATGTAGAGCATAACATAGGCAATGGTGGTTCCAAAATAGCGGCAACTTCTGTGGCTGGAAATGATACTACACAAACAGTTGAAGTTAGTGCTGTTCGTGCATTTAGCTCGGATGATTCTGTGATTACAAAACAAGACTCATCAACTCTTATTAAGGAGCAGGAGAAGTTAACTGGTGAAGTGAGTACGGAAAGCTCTCCAATCAATGATAGCTCATCGAATACTAAAGTGGATTCAACAGAAACTTCTACAACTGTTGAAAATTCATCGAGTATTGAGGCGTCTACAACAACTGAAACAGTAGCAACGAGCACTACCGAAGATACCACAACCACTGAAGACAATAAAATCACAGAAAGCTCTTCAACCATAGAGCATTCATCGAGCACTGGAGGTCCTACAACAACCGAAGTAGTAGTAACAAGAACTACTGAAGTCACTGCCACCGCTACTGACGACAATAAAACGACGGGAGCTTCTTCAACCACAGAAGAAATTCCGACCGGAGAAAGTTCTTCTACCATTGAAAATTCATCGAACAGTGGTGCGCCTACTACAACCGCGGGAGTAGCAACGAGTACTACCGAAGTCACCGTCAGTACGGAAGACAATGAAACCACAGAAAGTTCTACAACTGTTGAAAATTCATCGAGCACTGGAGGGCCTACAACTGGTGAAGCAGTAGCAACGAGTCCCACTGAAGATACCGCAACTACCACGGAAGCTTCTTCAACCGTCGAAAGTTCATCGAGTGCTGGAGCATCTACAACAACTGAAGCGGCAGCATCGAGCACTACCGAAGATTCCGCTACTACGGAAGACGATAAAACCACGGATGCTTCATCAACCGTTGAAAATTCATCGAGTACTGTAGGGTCTACAACAGCTGAAGCAGCAGCAACGAGCACTACCGAAGATACCGCAACTACGGAAGATAACAAAACCACGGATGCTTCTTCAACCATTGAAAGTTCTTCGAGTACAGGAGAACCTTCGACAACAGATGCAGTAGCAACGAGCACTACCGGAGTCTCTACAACCACGGAAGATAGTACAACAACAGAAAGTGCTTCAACCGTTGAAAATTCATCGAGTACAGGGGAACCTACGACAACTGAAACGGTAGCAACGAGCACTGCCGAAGTCTCTACAACAACGGATGATAGTACAACCACAGAAAGTTCTTCAACCATTGAAGATTCGTCGAGTACAGGACAGCCTACGACAACTGAAGCGGTAGCAACGAGCACTACCGGAGTTTCTACAACTACGGAAGATAGTACAACCACAGAAAGTTCTTCAACCGTGGAAAATTCGTCGAGTACAGGGGAACCTACGACAACTGAAGCAGTAGCAACAAGCACTACCGCAGGCTCTACAACCACGGATGATAGTACAACCACAGAAAGTTCTTCAACCGTTGAAGATTCGTCGAGTACAGGACAGCCTACGACAACTGAAACGGTAGCAACGAGCACTACCGCAGGCTCTACAACCACGGATGATAGTACAACCACAGAAAGTTCTTCAACCGTTGAAAATTCTTCGAACACTGGAGAACATACAACTGAAGTCCCCACAACCACAGAAGGTCACACAACAACAGAAAGTTCTTCGACCATTGAGAATTCATCGAGCACAGGTGGACTTACAACAACGGAAGCAGGCGTTACAATTACTACAATTACTACCGAAATAACTTCAACCACAGGAGAACAAACAACCACATATAGTTCCTCAACTGCTGAAAATTCATCGAGCACTGGAGAATCCACAACAACGGAAGTAGGAGTGACAGTGACCTCAGAAGAACAAACTACCACGAAAAGTTCAACAACCAGTACTGCAAAGCAAACCACTGCCGAAGGTACAACTGCCATAACCGGGGAACCTTCTACAACTACGGAAAGCAATGGAAGTACTATCGCGAGTTCCTCATCAGAACCGGGAACGACACCATCGACCACCTCCCCCGGATCCACAAGCACTCCTACCGCTCCGAGCACAACAACCGAACGTGCTGGGGCAAGTGCCGCAGCAGCCAGCGTACTTTGTGTGTTGCTGGGTTCAATATTCGTTCGGCTTCAGTTAATAAGTTAA
- the LOC128745296 gene encoding uncharacterized protein LOC128745296 has translation MAFKYMILAVALVGLAGANPASKPAFWKGTPMDGMVEEMRSMCSTDNDSGACLKYKIMSFLDTVFKKDNFQLTDDVEVHGNGYTGNGARSAAGLVDNVEQYLKSHDVTFKLPLANAKVTVSPRNMDNDELSLTVNFPKADSARSVGEARKSKLKKIVIPIMVFILLKAMTLIPMALGILGLKAWNSLQLSFFSFLVSVGLAVFQLCKKLAADSHHPHIAAHGPWDAGRSFGSVDAEPEYTGQDLAYNAYA, from the exons ATGGCGTTCAAATATATGATACTGGCCGTGGCCCTTGTTGGGTTGGCAGGAGCAAACCCCGCAAGCAAACCGGCATTCTGGAAAGGAACTCCGATGGACGGCATGGTGGAAGAGATGCGTTCAATGTGCAGTACAGATAACGATAGCGGGGCCTGCCTCAAGTACAAGATCATGAGCTTTTTGGATACTGTGTTCAAAAAAGATAACTTCCAG CTCACCGACGACGTTGAAGTTCACGGCAATGGATACACTGGAAACGGAGCTCGCAGTGCCGCAGGATTGGTTGATAATGTCGAACAATATCTAAAGAGTCACGACGTTACCTTTAAACTACCTCTTGCCAACGCAAAGGTTACCGTATCGCCCCGAAACATGGACAACGACGAACTTAGTTTGACAGTTAACTTTCCCAAAGCTGACAGCGCACGAAGCGTTGGAGAAGCACGAAAGTCTAAACTGAAGAAGATTGTAATCCCAATTATGGTGTTCATCCTCCTGAAGGCGATGACTTTGATCCCGATGGCCCTCGGAATCCTCGGACTGAAGGCCTGGAACTCATTGCAGCTCTCTTTCTTCTCGTTCCTAGTTTCCGTTGGATTAGCAGTTTTCCAGCTGTGCAAAAAG CTCGCTGCTGATAGCCACCACCCGCATATCGCTGCTCACGGTCCCTGGGACGCCGGCCGTTCATTCGGTTCCGTCGATGCCGAACCAGAATATACCGGACAGGATCTGGCGTATAATGCATATGCATAA
- the LOC128745622 gene encoding myeloperoxidase, translating into MTDERTPLTSVPSQHLLDIDSSSSYAHQIKGHETLRERQVKTFQCWICSAILGAFIIGITISISYIILQDLNPDSTNSTNATTTADFPDLLNLISFPISDEPIPNWDAPNITEQDATDAISEGERALGDKELLEEALTAPPVNSPSYRHQRAVGTTVAARLAAKIGYVENKATKAFAKKFDIRKRHRRWSIGKGPLIRIPHQNITQKCDFTAKFRTSNGACNNKLFPFLYGVPMLPFRRQLTPDYADGVSSPRATVDGKELPSARQVSLQIHRPSYHSDPNFTVMLAVWGQFLDHDITSTALNQGVGGKAIECCDPGQPRHPECYPVPLGPGDPYYQDYNVTCMNFVRSIPAPTGHFGPRQQLNQATAFIDGSVVYGSDDEKMTQLRSGTEGKLRMFTTPDSRELLPISTDKNDGCNEDEMNAIGKYCFESGDPRANENLHLTSMHLIWARHHNSLATELKKVNPDWDDEHLFQETRRILGAQMQHITYNEFLPVIFGEEISGKIGILPTPENDSDSYNATVDPTVANVFAAAAFRFAHTLLPGLMKKTNDPTSSIGGIELHKMLFNPYSLYGRTGLDDAIGGAMSTPLGKYDQYFTTELTEHLFEKSQDLLHDRPCGLDLVSLNIQRGRDHGLPAYPHWRRHCRLPPVDTWTQLAKAVDSNSLKLMRQIYGEPENVDVYSGALSEPPVNGGIVGPLLTCLLGDQFVRLKQGDSFWYERRRGPQRFTNDQLQQIYKTRLSSIICRNSDAIGHSPVYLMRKANIETNPVLKCSELDFFDFTVFKDKKDSLSSGRVKLATAKVAVAVLQPKLNSTDNNETMPNDTTASTSASITTTSTVSVITESKTLP; encoded by the exons ATGACCGATGAACGGACACCGCTAACGTCGGTTCCATCGCAGCATCTGCTGGACATTGATAGTTCATCGTCCTACGCTCATCAAATAAAAGGACACGAAACGTTGCGGGAGCGACAGGTGAAAACCTTTCAATGTTGGATCTGTTCCGCCATTTT AGGAGCATTTATAATTGGAATAACAATAAGCATCAGTTATATTATACTACAGGACCTGAATCCAGATTCAACAAATAGCACAAATGCTACGACAACGGCAGACTTTCCGGATCTGCTTAATCTCATAAGCTTTCCTATATCTG ATGAGCCGATTCCGAACTGGGATGCACCGAATATTACCGAGCAGGACGCAACTGATGCAATATCCGAGGGTGAGAGAGCACTAGGGGATAAGGAATTACTCGAAGAAGCTTTAACGGCACCTCCTGTAAACTCGCCGTCATATCGACACCAAAGAGCCGTTGGCACGACTGTTGCAGCACGTCTAGCCGCGAAAATAGGTTACGTCGAAAACAAAGCTACAAAGGCTTTCGCAAAAAAGTTCGATATTAGAAAACGTCACAGACGATGGAGTATCGGCAAAGGACCGTTAATTAGAATACCTCATCAGAATATAACACAAAAATGTGATTTTACAGCCAAATTTCGAACCAGTAACGGAGCTTGTAACAACAAACTGTTTCCTTTTCTGTATGGAGTGCCGATGTTACCGTTCCGGCGTCAATTGACGCCAGATTACGCGGATGGAGTGTCTAGTCCACGTGCTACGGTCGACGGCAAGGAACTTCCTAGTGCTCGGCAAGTGTCATTGCAGATCCATCGACCTTCGTATCATAGCGATCCAAATTTTACTGTTATGCTTGCAGTTTGGGGACAGTTTCTGGACCACGATATAACTTCAACGGCACTTAATCAAGGAGTAGGCGGTAAAGCGATAGAGTGCTGTGATCCAGGTCAACCACGCCATCCGGAGTGCTATCCAGTACCGCTTGGTCCAGGTGATCCATACTACCAGGACTATAATGTAACCTGTATGAACTTTGTGAGATCGATCCCAGCTCCAACAGGGCACTTTGGTCCTCGCCAACAGCTCAATCAAGCAACAGCGTTCATCGATGGTTCCGTGGTGTATGGTTCcgacgacgaaaaaatgacgCAACTGCGCAGTGGAACAGAAGGAAAGTTACGTATGTTTACTACACCGGATAGTCGTGAACTACTGCCAATTTCTACCGATAAAAACGACGGTTGCAATGAAGATGAAATGAATGCCATTGGAAAGTATTGCTTCGAATCGGGCGATCCACGGGCTAACGAAAATCTTCATTTAACATCGATGCACCTTATTTGGGCGAGACATCACAACAGTTTGGCAACCGAATTGAAGAAGGTTAACCCAGACTGGGACGATGAACATTTATTCCAAGAGACTCGCCGGATATTAGGTGCACAAATGCAACATATAACATACAATGAGTTCCTGCCGGTGATTTTCGGCGAGGAAATCAGCGGAAAGATAGGTATACTACCGACTCCAGAAAACGATAGCGATTCATACAATGCGACAGTCGATCCAACGGTAGCAAACGTTTTTGCGGCAGCTGCGTTCCGGTTTGCACATACCTTATTGCCG GGCCTAATGAAAAAAACCAACGATCCGACGTCATCAATTGGCGGAATTGAGCTGCACAAGATGCTGTTCAATCCTTACTCGTTATACGGGCGCACGGGGCTGGACGATGCAATCGGCGGAGCAATGAGTACACCGTTGGGCAAGTACGACCAGTATTTTACCACGGAACTGACCGAGCATCTTTTCGAAAAGTCACAGGACCTGTTGCATGATAGGCCATGTGGTCTGGATTTAGTATCGCTAAACATCCAGCGGGGACGCGATCACGGTCTACCAGCCTATCCTCATTGGAGGAGGCACTGTCGTCTTCCTCCGGTCGATACGTGGACTCAGTTGGCCAAAGCCGTTGACTCAAACTCTCTGAAGCTGATGCGACAAATATACGGAGAACCGGAAAACGTGGACGTCTACTCCGGTGCTCTCAGTGAACCTCCCGTTAATGGCGGTATAGTCGGTCCGCTGTTAACATGCTTGTTGGGTGACCAGTTTGTACGTTTAAAGCAAGGCGACTCGTTTTGGTATGAACGTAGAAGGGGACCACAGCGCTTCACAAATG ATCAACTGCAGCAAATCTACAAAACTCGATTATCTAGCATTATTTGTCGCAACTCCGACGCTATCGGTCATTCACCAGTATATCTAATGCGGAAGGCTAATATTGAAACTAACCCGGTGCTTAAATGTTCTGAGCTTGATTTTTTCGACTTCACCGTCTTCAAGGACAAAAAAGATAGCCTTTCATCGGGTCGCGTCAAGCTGGCGACAGCCAAGGTTGCAGTTGCAGTTCTACAACCAAAACTTAATTCAACAGACAACAATGAAACTATGCCGAATGATACTACGGCCAGTACTAGTGCATCAATAACCACAACGAGTACAGTGTCCGTAATTACAGAATCCAAGACACTTCCCTAG
- the LOC128732720 gene encoding uncharacterized protein LOC128732720: MTVNEKTRLLPQEYQQKSYVISIPQEDYNNNTTTSLISEYDSCALTKEELTKYIDDPFWSRVRQICFSLYWLLCLVALAISCYIAVSALDSRFCETTNNGTFSGNVTTVGDMAASNSATAAATEDIGVIFRMLGQPS, translated from the exons ATGACCGTTAACGAGAAAACCCGACTGCTGCCCCAGGAGTACCAGCAAAAATCCTACGTCATCTCGATTCCTCAGGAGGATTACAACAACAACACCACAACCAGTCTAATCAGTGAATA TGATTCGTGCGCTTTGACGAAAGAAGAGCTAACCAAGTACATTGATGACCCATTCTGGAGCCGTGTGCGACAGATTTGCTTCTCCCTGTACTGGTTGCTATGCCTGGTAGCATTGGCAATATCCTGCTACATTGCCGTGTCAGCGCTGGACTCCAGATTTTGCGAAACAACAAACAACGGAACTTTTTCGGGAAATGTGACGACAGTGGGAGATATGGCAGCGTCCAACAGCGCCACAGCAGCAGCGACCGAAGATATCGGAGTAATCTTTCGCATGCTCGGTCAGCCGTCATAA
- the LOC128732537 gene encoding uncharacterized protein LOC128732537, which yields MKSATCLLVLSATALLGAVSCASIASNLVEAATPRIATSEQLLSSIVNDCFYQDSVMSCLKGKVLIYLDGVLGLHEEQARAFEVQNVDKVIFDRVARVLATHEFKLQLPEDTVVSYRADKGINLNSLPVGLGAESRGHLLKKKLLLPVLLLLKLKMKALMPIVVALIGLKAMKALILSKLAITLVLGFLIAQLVKKSGLGMPMMSMMPMMPPAAEYGAPAPASTEPPSSYNPSSWEPQTGGPYSRVWEPSTSSSSHSLAYSSYYPSSSSNSGSSYSSTAYNSGSAGSSSSPSSSSSSSSSTSAHAY from the exons ATGAAATCCGCCACATGTCTATTAGTGTTAAGTGCCACCGCCCTCCTAGGTGCAGTGTCCTGTGCATCGATTGCTTCCAACTTAGTAGAAGCTGCCACCCCGCGGATTGCAACCAGCGAGCAGCTGCTGTCATCGATCGTGAACGACTGCTTCTACCAGGATTCGGTGATGAGTTGCCTCAAGGGCAAGGTACTGATCTACCTGGACGGTGTACTGGGGCTGCACGAGGAGCAGGCCCGTGCCTTCGAAGTGCAAAATGTGGATAAGGTGATCTTTGACCGTGTCGCTCGGGTTCTTGCCACGCATGAGTTCAAACTTCAGCTGCCGGAGGACACCGTTGTCAGCTATCGGGCTGACAAGGGCATAAACTTGAACTCTCTACCTGTAGGACTTGGCGCGG AATCCCGTGGTCACTTACTGAAGAAGAAACTACTGCTTCCAGTTCTGCTGCTGCTCAAGCTGAAGATGAAGGCCCTGATGCCGATCGTCGTGGCCCTGATTGGCCTGAAGGCAATGAAAGCCCTGATCCTTTCGAAACTAGCAATCACCTTGGTTCTTGGCTTcctgattgctcaactggtcaaAAAGTCCGGTCTTGGCATGCCAATGATGTCCATGATGCCCATGATGCCACCAGCTGCCGAATACGGCGCCCCTGCTCCGGCTTCCACTGAACCACCATCCAGCTACAACCCATCTTCCTGGGAGCCGCAAACCGGAGGACCGTACTCGCGCGTATGGGAACCATCGACCTCATCTTCGTCGCACAGTTTAGCCTACAGCTCATACTATCCCAGCTCCAGCAGCAACAGTGGGTCGTCTTATAGTTCAACAGCCTACAATTCTGGCTCGGCGGGATCCAGCTCATCTCCTTcctcatcgtcatcatcgtcatcatccacCTCGGCTCATGCCTACTAG